The following proteins are encoded in a genomic region of Papaver somniferum cultivar HN1 unplaced genomic scaffold, ASM357369v1 unplaced-scaffold_10, whole genome shotgun sequence:
- the LOC113326462 gene encoding uncharacterized protein LOC113326462, translating to MREDLFDKLLGKLLEVDPEWHQRPDATGTMGHSPHMKLVAVMKCLCKSTLADSVDDYTRMGATTIYKYLKRFFHTVCMTFGERYLRDPTPEDVQRLLADNADRGFPGMLGSVDCMQWPRKNCLVAWQGTYGDKDKESSLDYLGQQRMRIVQICNTTLVKIVGLSWTTKDVYGTNM from the exons ATGAGGGAAGACTTATTCGATAAATTGTTAGGAAAATTGCTTGAAGTCGATCCGGAATGGCATCAACGTCCGGATGCAACCGGTACTATGGGGCATTCTCCGCATATGAAATTAGTTGCGgtgatgaaatgtttatgcaaaaGTACGCTAGCTGATAGTGTTGACGATTACACTCGTATGGGTGCCACCACAATATACAAGTATCTAAAAAGATTTTTCCACACCGTTTGCATGACTTTTGGAGAAAGATATTTGCGTGATCCCACTCCTGAAGATGTTCAGAGGTTGTTAGCTGACAATGCGGACCGAGGTTTTCCTGGAATGCTTGgtagtgttgattgtatgcaATGGCCAAGGAAGAATTGTCTGGTAGCTTGGCAAGGAACTTACGGGGATAAAGATAAAGAGAGTAGTTTG gactatcttggacaacaaaGGATGCGTATCGTACAAATATGTAACACAACACTTGTTAAAATTGTAGGACTATCTTGGACAACGAAGGATGTGTATGGTACAAATATGTAA